GGTGACCAAAATTTGATCAAGCACCGCCAACAAAATGCTTTTAATAACTCAGCAAAATCTGTGGGGATGAAGAGAATATACAGAGGGTAATGTACCTCTCATGGATCAATAGCCATGGGTGTAATGCGCCTTTTGGCTGGCTTGCTGGTAACAGAGTTGCTTGAAGAGCTTATAGACATTTGTTTACTTGCCTTTTCCATTTCATGTCCTCTGCAGTCAGATTCAACAAGATTGTCTCCACTAGAAGGTTTTTCAATCACCATGTTTTCTGTTTTTTCAAcgctttcattttcttcatatcTCCCTTCTGCTtctgttttcctattttgaccGTCATTTATTGTTACCACATCTGTTAAATTCGTCTTCTGGTCGGTTGTTGTGCCTATTCTATCTTCTACATTGATTAAAAGTAAACCATGAGGAACAAATTTGTTATGAAATCAACAAATAAAGATGAACAAAAAACATATAACAATAGAGAATTGACACAAAAATTTACATGGTTCACTAACCGTGCGAGGCATTTCTAGgactaaaaagtttatataataCACTTCTCTAAATCCTAGGgtcaaaaatgaaaataatgtaaaCATGACAAATGACAAATACAGACTGCAGACCCCATACTTAGTCATTCGAAGCACCAGATATCATATTCAAGGGATTCCAACAAAATTAACCAAAGACAAACTACTATTTTGAGGAAACATGACAGGAAGGGAGAAGTAAATGCTGACCTGATAGAGTGAGTGGTGATCCCAGTTCGTCATTTTCAAATTCCACCAAAGTGCAGTAACCATCTTGAGAAGATAGTGCTAAATAATGAGCATCTGCCGACCTTTTAAGAACAAACAATTCAGAATTGAGAAAATGAGCAACTGCGGTAGAAAGAAACTGCCAACGAGAATAGCCAAGAGACAGGAGTGGAAAATTTACCACGCAACATCCGTTATGGCAGCATAGTGAAGACCAGCCATGATTGCTAGTGGCACAACACTTTCAGTGTCATATATGTACAAAGAATTTAAAGTCACTACTGCAAAAATCACCCGATGTGGAAGCTTAAAGAACCCAGCTGCAGAATTCATGATACAAAAATTGAAGTTACCATTTTACCGACCAATAATACTGTTACTACAAATTATTATGCaatgaataaaacaaaaacaaaccatCGTCCAAGCACCTGAATTTAATCCTCTAAGACTAAAAAGCTTTGGACAAAAGCACACTGCTACAACTGGCTTGCTGGCACCAGGGAGCTGAATAGCAGGCCTGatcagaaaaataataaattcaagaaGGTTCGCTCTTCGTTTTGAATCTTTCCAAGTATATCACTATGTTTTGTAGTGTAATTTGGCCCGGCTATAACAGAAGTTGAATTAACAATGACAATAAAGATGTAGGACATCACTATTGTACGGCCTCAGCATGATTACCATAATTGTCAAACTAGTAGTAACAAAGAATTGAATCTTGCCTGGAGAGATCCTTTCTACAAAATATATAGGCTGTATTTACTGGTTCAGATGCTGGTGATATTTTACAAATACCTGAAATGAAAGGggcatcaaatcaacaaaagttttcaaagaaaaaattaaaattgtggACCGTGGAGAAACAAGAGATTATAGGAAGGAAAAATGCAAACGATATTTCATAATATGATGTATATAGTAAAAGTAATATTGAAAGAACATCATTTTAATGAGTCGCCAAAAGTAACTTGTATTCAAGCTCCAGTATGAAATTATGATGCagtaaacaaaattggagactTTCTTCTGCATGCACGTGAGAGATGCTGAAAAAGGAATAGGTAACACGAAAACCAGAATGAAGAACGAACAAGAAGCATATTTCCATAGTTGATCGATATGAGACCACAGTTCCATCATTATACGAGTTCCACTGTCTCCAAGTTTTACCAAATCAACTGAAGCCATATCTTTAGACTTTAAAAGTCAGCCCATCCCATTCTAGCACAATggtaaagaaaaaaacaattaaaatgaaaataaaagaccATGAGCACACAAATCAAGCTGATCTACTCTTCTCTTTAGACTACCAGGGAAAACTCCACGTTGTCCCGCATTTTAACTGTTTCCCTGTTGACATTTAATGGATTGGAAGACTTTACTCCTTAAATAAGAGAGGGAacagataatcacaaagaaatGAAGAACCCTGGACACCTTACAAACAGCAGgttggggaaaaaaagaaaacaaaataacagAATAAAAAGGAACCAACAAAATTCCTGGATGCTGGTGATCTCAGGAAATGGATTATCATCCCATTTGTATTCTGGCATTAATCTACAGAAATAACTTGAGAACTAACTTTCACTAGAGGTACCTAATCCAACCCACCATGTGGCTAGTAAGACCAACCAAAGGCCTAGTTGTGGATCATCCAGTTAGGGGGTGTTTGACAACCCAAGAAgaattgggttgagttggtattttttaccaactcaatgtttgacaACCAATTTCAAATGTTGGTGGGATTGAGTTGGTTATTTTACCAAATCACCCTCAACTCACCCTAACTCTCCCCAATTCTCTCTCCCTCTAATGTTTTTAATGGTTCCACCCATCAGTCTCCGTTGGCGATTACCGCTACCACACTCCGGCGACATACTCCGATGACCACCTTCGGATggccaactccgacgaccaactccgaGCTCCGGCTATCACCTCCAACGACACTCCGGAAATCAATTCCAACAACCACCTTGGTACAAAACAACTCTGACTTCCACATTCGCACGACCAACTTCAACGAAACTCTAGGTTCCACCAACCACTTTTGACGACAACTCTAGTGACTAACTCCAGCGACTACCTTCGCACAAGCAACTTCGGCGACATACTTCGACTACCACCTTCGTGTGCCCAACTTCgacaactatttataaaaataaaacggTGAGTTTAATTATCCACCATTTTATCACTCACTCACCTGTTTTCCCTTACTCTCCCAACTCCCTCAATTACTTTgttatttctttctctctctcatgcGTCTCTTCACATTTACTCTCTTTCtttcatcttctctcttctttcaccTTTTGGTTCGTCTTtctcattctctcttttttctctatGTGGCTCGTATGggttttattttcccttttctttcccaactcctctctcttttttgattttttgtctATGGTTGTTCTTTTAGATCtaattattcttcttctatttcatttttttcttagatctaaaaaatattGCAAATGACATCCTATTATTGTTTCACTAAACAAAAGTTCAACGATATGTTTTAAACAACCTATCccttgatgttttcaaatattacagAATTCTAATGAAATAttggaatttaaaattatggctcaagtatttttttttaaagatagcTTGTACACTAATCCAACATAATAGTAGAAAAAATAGacattatttctaaaatcattccaccaattttagaaaaaaggtAAATCCGTATTCCACAAAATGGTCAAAAAATACTATCTACTAGttggttttatgatttaaattgtaagattttggtttttttaatattaacatTTAAGTGTCGCCGCTTCTATCTAAAACAATGTCAATAATTTCATTTGATGGCACTAATCCTTTtagttctttttaaattttacggTAACTAATGATTAAGTTGGGTTTTGAAGGGAATAATCACTTCTATTTGAGtgcttaaaaaattgaattcaaactTTTGTGTTCTGTATATGAATACTTTGTAGagaatttgttatgttttgaaaatgtaaaagaatttgaagtttttttgtttttatcttagaAAAGTTAGGAAAATATGTGCAACaatagcaaaaagaaaaaaacaatcaacTTCATTTACAAAAACAGCACCAGCTACCCCAACTCAACTCAGCccccaaacacaaacaataattaccaactcaactctgcacaccaaacacagacaatataactctccagataataatttaccaactcaactcaattcaactctcTGTTTTTATCACACACCAAACGCTCCCTTAATGATTTAATCCCTTGGCAATGTTAACACGGGCAACTAACAAGGCAAATTAACCATATATAGTTTGTGAGGACCAAACCACATTCGCGATGGGAACTCACTACATATCTAGGATGAATGGATGATCCACCACATGCAATAGAATTATCAATCAAGTTAATAAAGAAATATGGTGTGATAAATGAACTAAAGCTGCCCCAAACAATAAACAATGTCCATCAAGTCAGAATGTATATTTTCCTATCACTATGGAAAGGTGGTAAATAGCATTTGACATCTACCCCAACCGTTACCTGCAGGCACAAGTAGGAAAGATCCATCAGGTGACCAGGCCAACCTTCGGAAGAAAGATGGCAATGTCTCGTCATGAAAGAGATGGTTTCTGGCAGACTGCAATGTCAAGCATAGATGCCATTGTCAATACAGGTAATATCAACATATTAACTGCTTGAGAAACTAGAATACTCTTGACATTTTCTACCTTAGAATCATCAACTGCAACATTTTCTGCCTTAGTAATGACATGCTGACAAACATAAGTCATTTTCTCACTGTTCTTCACTTTGGTCGGGGGTTTATAGGCATAGATTCTGCAACTTCTATCTGAACTCAGAGAAGCAGCATAGTTTCCCAGTGGATCCAATGCCACACCTTGAACATAGTGCAAATGGGCATCTAAAATCTGATGGACAGACCCTGAAGAACATAGACAAGAAGCAGATCTAAATGGCCAATAAAGCAAATAAGCTGAACTCTGGAAAtggaattttctttttcttttttttttcttatgtgtGTCTTTTGTTCAACCTTTGCTTACATCCCATATGATGCAAGAATTATCTACGGAACCAGATATTAAATATGCACCATCATGAGACCACTGTAGGTCCAGTACATCCTTGCGGTGAAATCTAGCCAATAGACATAATACAACAATTAGTGGAAGTTCATGCAAGAGAACAATGACTAGGAAATGTCCTTACAATTACAATTTAAGTCTGCTCTACAAgttgttattttctttattttttttctcttaatgTTCATGAATGTTTGAACTAGTTGGCGAGCATCTAGCTATTCTCACGAGACAACTATTTACCTACTATATTATGTAGTCAAGTTAATTGGTAGAGTATTAACTCATAGGGAGGTAGTCACCATGACTTGAACCTTCCCTCTAAATCCTTTGCCATTTGCATTAGTTCTTATCAATCACTAGATCAACTCATGGTTGTTAAATATGCTCTACCAGGGTGTTTTCAAGTCAATTTTTGAACTCCATGGGTTCTTAAGAGGTTAAAATAGGGTAGGGAAAAAAATAGCCTTACGATAATGTCTTCAGGACTTTCCAAGAATGGCCACTTTCCGAATGGTGCAATTTCCATATGATAAGCTCACCTCCTGTAAGAAATGAAAACTAGTATATAAGGACTTAAATCTCCAAGGATTTAGTCACTGGCACAAATATGTACTGAAAACACCAGCTGCAATTAGCGAAAGTACTACCATCGGCACCAGAGGCAAGTTGTTCTCCTGCAAAAGATAACGGGCATTAATTTCTAACTGTGAATTAAGAAAAGCATACAGCAAATACAAGATTGAGAGGTAAATGCTAATAGTACCACAACATATATTGGTTCACACCACCACTCCAATTCTttagtactaaaaaaaaaatactgaagCCTTTTTGCAAAAGCACCAAATTGACCAAAAAACATTTAGGCCATGTTTATTGCAGggaaaacataataaatcaatggTAGTCTAAAATGTGGCCTCTATTTGATTACGCTTTTTGTTGTTTACCTATGCTCTGTAATTGTAATAGAATGTAGGGCCCACTTCCAAGTATGTAATCAAAAAACATGATCCAATTGAGGTGTGGAGAGTGTTACAGCATGAGCATTATGAATCTGTCACAATTACTGTTACCGTTATCATTTGACCCTAAACGATAACAGTAAGGTAACAATAATAGTAAATTTGACAGatttataattctaagtaaacatGATCAAAAGCAATCAAATTACGTTTGCAATTGTGGCCCCTTACGATTGATCAATTGATGGAACTCCAATACGATTACACCATTTTTCAATATGGATTGGTAAACATGGCCTTAATGTAGAATATCAAAATTATGGGTATCACAATTTTGGATGATGTCGGCATCAAGCCATGGTGAATACTTAAGGGCATAAGTCATTTTTCATGAAAATCAGCAAATTTTTTCCTCCATGCCTTAAATCCCAATTCCTAAGGTGGAAATTTTCCTTGCATATTTAGTTTGGAAAGAAAAGACCCATATAAGGGTAAGGAATGCTAAGAAATACCTCTTGTGGGGTTATCTTAGTTAAAATGAATAATGGGATTTCCAATGTCAGATACATGGTGATGAGATGAATGATGTAGGTGAATTCTTAGATATTTGTATAATGTAGTTAATAGTAGTTTAGcagttaattttaaaatagttaatgtttaattattacttttagatttaattagttatttgaaataaagtcgTTTTAAAAAGTCCTCCCGGGTGCGAGCCTAGGCTCAAGGCTCAGGTCTTCAAGATGAGGCTCACATAATAAGGCACGCCTCAAGTACGTGCCTTTTGTGAAGGGCCGTGACGCTTTTTCATTAGtgttaaaaaatagtaataataagggtttttttccttctttattaactaaaaaaatgatttagtAAGCCTAAATACATGTTTAGAGATTTTGTTTTCATATTTCCATTTCAACTATGCTTTCTCTCCTTAATATAGCTCACAAAGAAAAAAcccatgctttttttttttttttgcgccTTGTGCTCAAGCCTTAGAAGACTATTGCACTTTATTGCGCCTTGAGCTTTCAAAAATACTGAATAAGGTTATAAATGGACACTTTTATTGTCCTATGAGGAGCTTTTTGAATCatatattgaaataaaactttGTTCAAGAGAGTTCTCTCTCAACTCTTCATGATGGATTTCTCTTGTTTGATCATAGATTTGGTATAATGTCAAACTCCTTGCATCACATGATCTTCTATAACTTTCAAAGATTGTACAATACTCAACCTAATGTTGAAGTAATTTAAGCAGAGATCTTCATCGCCACACCACCAACTTAGCTAACTGAGACTGGATGAGTTTGTtgtaaatatctatttttggCTGGCATGCCTCAAAAGCCATGAGATTCTGGTAAATATCTCTTTGTATAGTCCCTTCTCTTTAATAGAAAACCCCATGtttcttataaaagaaaatggCCATCTTTGAGCAGTCCATGGAGAAGCCTAAACTCAATCATATCAAAACTCTTGGCAAGCATGTCTTGAAAAGCACAACTAAAAATGGTAAAACGTCTTTAATTAGATTCCtcgtaaaaaaattaaaatttttaattgaacTCAAAATATCCTCACTTCCCCTACTAACCAATAACTTTTCCCAAAAAGAGTCCATAAAATTAAAACCTATTCTCTATAGAGGATAGAATAAACTCTAGTGAATACAAGAGAAATatcaataaactttaaaaaaaaaaaattaagcactTCACTTTTTTTATAACATGTGGAGTGGGAGAATCAAACATCGAACTTTGATGTTGATAGTACAAAcagttgagttatgctcattttaaCTAAAgcactttaattttgaaaatgacttATGCAAAAGTGCAATATTAATTGTGATAATACCCACTCTCCCTCCCACCCTCTCTCTTTTCGACCTAATATCCACCAATAATTGACCAATCGTGTAGAGTGATGCTATATAAATCTATCCTTtgtgaaattaaatttttatttgaaaagttGGTCATCgcatctttattttttttttataagagacAGAAGCGTATATTCAAGGGAAAACAAAAGAGAACAAACTAAGGGCGGGGGTTGAGAAACCCCCCACCACACACAAAGACTAATGTATAAGAGCCTTCCAATTGTGGCATCTTTAATCATCCAAAGCACTCAAATTGATCATATGTTCAAGGCCCCGATGTCAAGTATGTATTAGGTTGACGGTTTACCAAAGGGGAAATACCTTTTTGAAGCACTGAGGTCCTGAAATCTTAATCAGCCAAATTCATCTAAGGCATTCAAAAGGTTATATGTTCAAAGACTTGGAATAACTCACATATTAAGCTGATGGTTTACAGAGAGGATATTATTTGTTGTAGCATTGATGTAACCAAAATTGCAGATCCTGAACTTTGACAAAATTATAGCTTGATCTTGAagcaaaatatttaaatctacCAAATAAAATCCTAATATTAAACAAGCATTTCACGAACTGTACTAGATTCATAACACTAAACAGAGTGTTGAGTGACCCAGAAACATTTTACATACCAGAAGGTGAGAAGCGAAGGCTATTAACAGCAGAACCATGATAAGAAAGGCTGCTTTGATACGTAGCACCAGGGACCTTTTTCTGTTCATCCCCTGAATTCAATAGCCAAAGCTGGTAGAATCGAAGGTAACAATTAGCACATTGCTATACATCCAACCAACCACTCAAATCTAAATACTCAGAACATATCCCTTGATGACCTGAGTTGGAAAAAACCTAATAATTGACGCTGGTAGCctaattacatgaaaaatcaaaatcagaACGAAAAGGGAAACTGAATGTAGACCTTGATATCGAAATCGGCTCCGCCAGTTGCGAGGAGACCTGAAAGTGGATGGAAATCTAGAGTAAGCACTGGCTTTGAGTCGTGCCAGTTGATCTGAAGCGTCCCACCCTTCATTTCTTCGTCCTGCTTCAAAATCTGGACAGCAAAGTGAGTAACCGCAAGAGAAATTTTAGGGTTCAAGTGTAGAAGGAAAGAGGAAATGGCAGCTTCTGAAATTTTGGCGCCCTTTTCAATGGGCGGTATGGAAATGTGATGATCGCGCCCAAATTGGCGCCTTTTTGGAAAGCCTGAGTTCGAATTAAAACAATATAACTAGTACATGAAGACAGATGGTCCAAATTCTAATGTTAGgctatattaattttacaatgtTACATACATTATGattgagattttttattttgatttttttttttttttaaggaagatAACATTTTTGGTccgaaatatttaaatatagtagttttgttttgatttttaatatttagaAAATCATTCAGTTTGGTTCTTGAATTAAtgtttttgttaattaattgatgGAATGTTGATGTGGTTGTGATGTCGTGCTCTCTCCTTTATCTTTCTTCTTTCGGGCCTATGCATCCCCTCCTTTCCTACCCATCCTTCATTCAGTCTATTCTTTGGCAACTTCGACTGATGAAATATTGATAGGACTTATCTAAGTTATTTTTGTGGATTATGTGGGGTGAATGTAataattgaaggaattgaattccttGTGGAAGTGTGTGAACACCGTGCATTTAacaatcaatttgaaaaacacaaaataatatAGAAGAACATACAGAATTATGTATTACCggataaacaatttaaaatccTATGAGCATGCATTTCTTCGAGGAAGAGGGAAGAGAAGAATTCACCTT
The nucleotide sequence above comes from Benincasa hispida cultivar B227 chromosome 3, ASM972705v1, whole genome shotgun sequence. Encoded proteins:
- the LOC120072797 gene encoding chromatin assembly factor 1 subunit FAS2, translating into MKGGTLQINWHDSKPVLTLDFHPLSGLLATGGADFDIKLWLLNSGDEQKKVPGATYQSSLSYHGSAVNSLRFSPSGEQLASGADGGELIIWKLHHSESGHSWKVLKTLSFHRKDVLDLQWSHDGAYLISGSVDNSCIIWDVSKGSVHQILDAHLHYVQGVALDPLGNYAASLSSDRSCRIYAYKPPTKVKNSEKMTYVCQHVITKAENVAVDDSKSARNHLFHDETLPSFFRRLAWSPDGSFLLVPAGICKISPASEPVNTAYIFCRKDLSRPAIQLPGASKPVVAVCFCPKLFSLRGLNSAGFFKLPHRVIFAVVTLNSLYIYDTESVVPLAIMAGLHYAAITDVAWSADAHYLALSSQDGYCTLVEFENDELGSPLTLSEDRIGTTTDQKTNLTDVVTINDGQNRKTEAEGRYEENESVEKTENMVIEKPSSGDNLVESDCRGHEMEKASKQMSISSSSNSVTSKPAKRRITPMAIDP